Proteins from a single region of Urocitellus parryii isolate mUroPar1 chromosome 4, mUroPar1.hap1, whole genome shotgun sequence:
- the Trim68 gene encoding E3 ubiquitin-protein ligase TRIM68 isoform X4: MWEFEKYRQLLNNQQPPGRQLEVEEAAALASLEQEKVETVHKLELSHKELRQQSQVLWKMAAELEERYQRPVRWMLQGIQEVLNRSESWRLQQPEPVSLELKTDCRVLGLREILKTYAADVLLDPDTAYFRLIVSEDRKCVHYGDIQQELPDNPERFYRYNIVLGSQCISSGRHYWEVEVGDRSEWGLGVCTENVDRKEVVYLSPQYGFWVIRLRKGTEYRAGTDNYLLLSLPVPPRRVGVFLDYEAHDISFYNVTDNGSHIFTFPPHPFPGRLLPYFSPCYSICANNTAPLTICSLDGED, translated from the exons ATGTGGGAGTTTGAGAAGTATCGTCAATTACTAAATAATCAACAGCCACCGGGTCGGCAGCTAGAGGTGGAGGAAGCTGCAGCTCTGGCCAGTCTAGAACAGGAGAAAGTAGAGACTGTGCATAAGCTGGAGTTGAGTCACAAGGAGCTCAGACAGCAGAGCCAGGTCTTATGGAAGATGGCTGCAGAGTTGGAAGAGAGGTATCAGAGACCTGTCCGTTGGATGCTGCAG gGTATTCAGGAAGTCTTAAACAG GAGCGAGTCTTGGAGACTGCAGCAGCCAGAACCAGTCTCCCTGGAACTGAAGACAGATTGCCGTGTCCTGGGGCTGAGAGAGATCCTGAAGACATATGCAG CTGATGTGCTCCTGGATCCAGATACTGCTTACTTCCGACTGATCGTGTCAGAGGACAGAAAATGTGTGCACTATGGAGACATTCAACAGGAACTCCCTGACAATCCTGAAAGATTTTACCGCTATAATATTGTCCTTGGCAGCCAGTGCATCTCCTCAGGCCggcactactgggaggtagaGGTGGGAGACAGGTCTGAATGGGGTCTTGGAGTGTGTACAGAAAATGTAGACCGGAAGGAGGTAGTCTATTTATCCCCCCAGTATGGATTCTGGGTGATAAGGCTGAGGAAGGGAACTGAGTACCGGGCAGgcactgataattacctgctTCTGTCCTTGCCAGTTCCTCCTCGCCGCGTGGGGGTCTTCCTAGATTATGAGGCCCATGATATCTCCTTCTATAATGTGACTGACAATGGCTCCCACATTTTCACTTTCCCCCCTCATCCCTTCCCTGGACGCCTCCTGCCCTATTTTAGTCCTTGCTACAGCATTTGTGCAAACAACACTGCTCCTCTAACCATCTGCTCCCTGGATGGTGAGGACTAG
- the LOC144254284 gene encoding olfactory receptor 52I2-like, with the protein MLGPPYNHTVETPATFFLVGIPGLQSSHLWLAVSLSAMYTTALVGNSIIMVVICMDSTLQEPMFCFLCVLAAVDIVMSSSVVPKMVSIFSSGHSSISFQVCFTQMYFVHAATAMETGLLLAMAFDRYVAICKPLHYKSILTPRVMLGMSETITIRAIISMTPLSWMISHLPFCGSHVVPHSYCEHMAVAKLACADPLASCLYSLIGSSIVVGADVVLIAASYILILRAVFGLSSKNAQWKALSTCGSHVVVMALYYLPGMVSVYISWLGQDSVPLHTQVLLSDFYLVIPPTLNPIIYGLRTKQLRERIWSLLICPFHHSSQSS; encoded by the coding sequence ATGCTGGGGCCACCCTACAACCACACAGTGGAAACCCCTGCCACCTTCTTCCTTGTGGGCATTCCAGGCTTGCAGTCTTCACACCTTTGGCTGGCTGTCTCACTGAGTGCCATGTACACCACAGCCCTGGTAGGAAACAGCATCATCATGGTGGTAATTTGCATGGATTCCACTCTACAAGAGCCCATGTTTTGCTTCCTGTGTGTTCTGGCTGCTGTGGACATTGTCATGTCCTCTTCTGTGGTCCCCAAGATGGTGAGCATCTTCTCCTCAGGACACAGCTCCATCAGCTTCCAGGTCTGTTTCACTCAGATGTACTTTGTCCATGCAGCCACAGCTATGGAGACAGGGCTGCTGCTGGCCATGGCTTTTGACCGCTATGTAGCCATCTGCAAGCCCCTACACTACAAGAGCATTCTCACACCCAGAGTGATGCTGGGGATGAGTGAGACCATCACCATCAGAGCTATTATATCCATGACCCCATTGAGTTGGATGATTAGTCATCTACCTTTCTGTGGCTCCCATGTGGTTCCCCATTCCTACTGTGAGCACATGGCTGTGGCCAAGTTAGCATGTGCTGACCCCTTGGCCAGCTGTCTCTATAGTTTAATTGGTTCCTCCATTGTTGTAGGCGCTGATGTAGTTTTAATTGCTGCCTCCTATATCCTGATTCTCAGGGCAGTATTTGGTCTTTCCTCAAAGAATGCTCAGTGGAAGGCATTAAGCACATGTGGCTCCCATGTGGTGGTCATGGCTTTGTACTACCTACCTGGGATGGTGTCAGTCTATATATCCTGGCTAGGACAGGACTCAGTCCCTCTGCACACTCAGGTGCTGTTATCTGACTTTTATTTGGTCATCCCACCCACCTTGAACCCCATCATCTATGGCCTGAGGACTAAACAACTAAGGGAGAGAATATGGAGTTTGCTTATCTGCCCTTTTCATCATTCCAGTCAGAGTTCATGA